A single Flavobacterium sp. 1 DNA region contains:
- a CDS encoding tetratricopeptide repeat protein, whose amino-acid sequence MKACLFLFLFCSYFSVYSQDLSNIDEKEIPKEIEDIDSLILKEPSADNYYLRGYYYYQIKNYSKAISDYDKAIALNPNNYKFYYSKGNTSIKLKDYKQAIDNYTKCIALNNNLQKAYFNRAYSKSMINDSKGAIDDYSKSISLNVKYLQAYENRGILKRKLNLHKEAIQDFDKVIEINPKFVEAYQNRAISKAILNMNATSDFDQVVNLTPEDPEGYYNRAIYFINFKIKRDYCSDLKKAVSLHYEPSIELSVKYCKK is encoded by the coding sequence ATGAAAGCCTGCCTTTTTTTATTTCTCTTTTGTTCTTACTTTTCGGTTTATTCGCAAGACCTATCCAATATTGACGAAAAAGAAATCCCCAAAGAAATCGAAGATATAGATTCTCTAATCCTTAAAGAGCCAAGTGCTGATAACTACTATCTTAGAGGCTATTATTATTATCAAATTAAAAATTATTCAAAGGCTATATCTGATTATGACAAGGCAATAGCATTAAACCCGAATAATTATAAATTTTATTACAGCAAAGGCAACACAAGCATTAAATTAAAAGATTACAAACAAGCGATAGATAACTATACAAAATGTATCGCTCTAAATAATAATTTACAAAAAGCCTACTTTAACAGAGCCTATTCAAAGTCAATGATTAATGATTCTAAAGGGGCAATTGACGACTATTCCAAAAGCATTTCTCTTAATGTCAAATATCTGCAAGCCTATGAAAACAGAGGAATTCTAAAAAGGAAATTAAACTTACACAAAGAAGCCATTCAAGATTTCGACAAAGTAATCGAAATTAACCCCAAATTCGTTGAAGCCTATCAAAATAGAGCAATTTCAAAAGCTATACTTAATATGAATGCTACGAGCGATTTTGACCAAGTAGTAAATTTGACCCCAGAAGATCCAGAAGGATATTACAATAGAGCAATCTACTTTATTAATTTTAAAATCAAAAGAGATTATTGCTCTGACTTAAAAAAAGCAGTTAGCCTTCACTATGAACCTTCAATAGAATTATCAGTCAAATATTGTAAAAAATAA